One part of the Mariniblastus fucicola genome encodes these proteins:
- a CDS encoding family 16 glycoside hydrolase — translation MKLLRLAFVFLTLFSTACASAQTDGYESLFNGKDLTGWSYLPTTEAQKKGRAGWKKADPNAPAWPIVETKVNFDGKLKSDDGRFVAQDSILVVTVPPESRKVQMLYSDAVVKGDFELRLEFRAANNADSGVFIRGHQLQCRDYPNTGPYKDLKKFKPNDWNELIVVVSGETARCTCNGEVLEEKFKVPAEGPIGVEGDRGKMEYRNIRIKRSSENLLKPTNEVDAWTFEQFEKGKGSISADGESIVFDVTHAGGANWHVQTYQTGLDLEDGAEYKVSFEIKADNDDAMVGVQASINEDDWHSIGFYKEIYPANKFETYEFTFWASDVVRNKNRIGFVIGAQAAKITVRNFSLVRVSQ, via the coding sequence GTGAAATTACTTCGACTGGCGTTCGTATTTCTGACGCTGTTTTCAACGGCTTGTGCTTCCGCGCAAACTGACGGCTACGAAAGCCTCTTCAATGGCAAGGATCTGACAGGGTGGAGCTACCTGCCAACTACGGAAGCTCAAAAGAAAGGTCGCGCCGGCTGGAAGAAGGCCGATCCGAACGCGCCGGCCTGGCCGATCGTTGAAACGAAAGTCAACTTTGATGGCAAGTTGAAGTCCGACGACGGTCGTTTCGTTGCCCAGGACAGTATTCTGGTCGTAACCGTTCCGCCTGAAAGTCGCAAAGTCCAGATGTTGTACTCGGACGCGGTCGTCAAAGGCGATTTTGAGCTGCGTCTGGAGTTTCGGGCCGCCAACAACGCGGACAGCGGCGTCTTCATCCGCGGTCACCAGCTTCAATGTCGGGACTATCCCAACACCGGACCGTACAAGGATCTCAAGAAGTTTAAGCCCAATGACTGGAACGAATTGATCGTCGTTGTCAGTGGCGAAACAGCCCGTTGCACTTGCAATGGAGAAGTCCTCGAGGAGAAATTCAAAGTTCCCGCCGAAGGCCCGATTGGAGTCGAAGGCGACCGAGGCAAAATGGAGTATCGCAACATTCGCATCAAGCGATCTTCGGAAAATCTGCTCAAGCCGACAAACGAAGTGGACGCATGGACTTTCGAGCAGTTTGAAAAAGGCAAAGGATCCATCAGTGCCGATGGGGAATCGATTGTATTCGACGTAACTCACGCGGGGGGTGCAAACTGGCACGTGCAGACTTACCAGACGGGCCTGGATCTGGAAGACGGTGCGGAATACAAGGTCAGCTTCGAAATCAAGGCTGACAATGATGATGCCATGGTCGGTGTCCAGGCATCAATTAACGAAGACGACTGGCACAGCATCGGATTCTATAAAGAGATTTACCCGGCGAACAAATTTGAAACGTATGAGTTCACTTTTTGGGCATCCGATGTTGTCAGGAACAAGAATCGCATTGGCTTTGTGATTGGCGCGCAAGCGGCGAAAATAACAGTGCGAAACTTTTCATTGGTCCGGGTGAGCCAATAG